The DNA region AGAACCGACAGAAGCAATGACAAAATTATTAGTGGGTTCAATTTCTAAACTGTTTAATGcaaaaaatcaaattctttACTTTTGAGTCAAGatggaaatgaagaaaatgattgTGTAAAAGTAGAAGATGAAGTATTGAAACAACCTGTTAGTAATATTCTTGAGGATGAAGTGGATAATGAAAAAAGTAATAGGATTGTAGATGAGTTACTTGAACAACTCATGACTATGAATGTTAATATTGAGTATAAATGTATTAATGAAGAATTTACAACtatgtttgaatttgaaaatgatgTTTATGTTAACTATGATCTAGAATTGTGGGGAagtatcaattatttaaaaaagataatgTTAGTTCAACTAAGTCATAATAAGATTTCAAAAGCTAAGTTTTTAAGGATAATATAAGTGTTAATAATTCAAGATTTTATATATGagatattgttattatatatttaattcagatatatatatttatatatattttgttaattataaaatttataattattaattataaaaaattaaatttaaaaaataattatttacaattttaagggccacaaaatttaaatttggtttgAGTCCCCAATTCTCAGGACCGGCCCTACTGTTGACATACATTTTCCGACCGAGattatgcaaaaaaaaaaaaaaaaaaaaataaaaataacaaactaACATTaatacacatatttatttttacttatttatttattattactattattatcagCCTTATTATTagtatcattttatttatttattttaggaaTTGACctgattataataaatttggaaatcaaCTTGATACGAAAACTCttcacaaaattaattattttattttaaatcccTGCAATTAaccaaaacaaatattttgtgaattaagtaatattttggacttgaaattattcttaaaaatccTAAAGTGAGAGTATAAATGAGTGACTATAAcatcattatttttcttctttctttaattttacaataatatttcCATTATTATCCACATATTACTGAAGAGtgaaactaataaatttatcatttatatatatctttaactattcatataaaaaaaataatgaataagttaaaaatgtttttattattttggataatctttattattgaaaaataagtcATGAATAtctttgatttaaattttatcaccCCTTTAAACTAAAGTAAAAAGTGaccattaaatatatattctttggAATAAATTAACCAACCGAATCTATCCGAAtcaattatctatatatatataatgatgcttaatttttaaagtgtccggattggcgggtcgagagctgtggttaatttggatacttgggtcggattgtgggttgacccgttttttaatttaaaacggttaaaaataaaattaaaaatgctagaggtatgtttcgaacttgcaacctaacaaaacaagtacaactctttaaccaactaggctacaaagactttatattttaaattcaacaccaaatttgataaacgcgggacgttttaatattaatataagttcaactttttaactaactaatctatatatatataatgatgcttaatttttaaagtgtccggattggcgggtcgagagctgtggttaatttggatacttgggtcggattgtgggttgaacttatattaatattaaaacgtcccgcgtttatcaaatttggtgttgaatttaaaatataaagtctttgtatcctagttggttaaagagttgtacttgttttgttaggttgcaagttcgaaacatacctctagcatttttaattttatttttaaccgttttaaattaaaaaacgggtcaacccacaatccgacccaagtatccaaacgggttgacccgttttttaatttaaaacggttaaaaataaaattaaaaatgctagaggtatgtttcgaacttgcaacctaacaaaacaagtacaactctttaaccaactaagctacaaagactttatattttaaattcaacaccaaatttgataaacgcgagacgttttaatattaatataagttcaactttttaactaactaatctatataggtgttgagtaaattgatacttgggtcggattgtgggttgacccacccataaacttaaaacggttaaaaataaaataaaaaaaatattatccgtaatttttttccatgatttttatattaatactcgtgcaaatgcacgaaaAAAATGCTAGTTAACATTAATAACTAGTACTATTATACTTTACTGAATGGCTGCAAACAACTGTATGCAAGTTTCaaatattcttttctttttttgtagAACAACAAActtcaaataattctaaaacaaattaatgtCACTTCTATATATGTGCTAAACCCCAACCCTAAACCATTACAATTAATACACATTTGTGATTTTGCCATTGTTTAAGAATAATGAAACCTCAAACAGAGTTGTCTCATGACCATGTCACCCTTAACATAGAGAACAAGCTCTCCGAACTCCACGATGCCCAGCAAGAGCCCTTCATCTTCAAAGTCTTCGAACGATACCGAAAGCAAAACAAGAGAGCTTACGAGCCAGAGTTGCTAGCCATCGGACCCTACAACCGAAGCAATACTGTTCTTATCCAGACCATGGAAGAGCACAAGCTCCGGTATCTTCAATTGCTTCTTGCTCGACGAGGAGAATCTAGCGTAAAGAGGTATGTGGAAGCTATCCGCAACGATGAGGAAAAGGCGAGAAGATGCTACGCGACCGCGTTTGGACTAGACACGGACCAGTTCGTGGAATTGTTGGTCGTGGATGGCCTCTTTATAGTAGAGCTTTCCCGGAAGTTCTCAAACCAGAAACTGGTGGATAAGCATGATATCATATTCAAGTTGAGTTGGATCCATCACGTTTTATGGCGCGATATGCTGTTGTTCGAGAATCAAATCCCGTTTTTTGTAGTGGAAAAGTTGTTCGAGATGACGAGAAGCCAAGGAGAATGCGGGGATAATGACAATAtggtttatttattaatgtggTATTACTATACCACAAGGGGGTATTATCACTACCACACCAAGTCCTCGGGCCATAACGAATGGATGCTGAAAGCCGTGAAAGGTGTTAAGTCCGAAAAAGTGAAGCACGTTCTCGGCCTCATTCACATTCTCACAACAAGTTCATTCACCGAGGATCCCTCAAAAAATAACCAAGATAACAAAATGTTGAAGAAGTGGGAATTCATCGACAACATAACAGAGTTACACGAGTCGGGTATCAAGTTCAAGGCAAAACACGATTCTTGTTTGTTCGAAGTGACGTTTGAAAACGGGACTCTTGAAATTCCTCTCCTAACTATCGAGGAGAAGACCGAAGGGTTGTTGAGGAACTTTATCGCGTACGAACAATGCCAAGACTCAAACATTCCGAGGGTCGTAACCGACTATACAACGATGTTGTACTGTCTCATTAAGTCGTCCAAGGATGTTGGCTTGTTAAGGAAATGCGGAATATTAAACAACCTTATAGGGGATGATGGGTCGGCGTCGGGCGTGATCAGTAGCCTGTCGAGTTCAGTGTTTGTTTCCCATGACGGGTTCTGCTACAAGGATGTTTTTAACGACGTAAACCATTATTATAGGCGACGGCGAAATATATGGAAAGCCAATCTCAGGAAACATTACTTCAATACTCCATGGGCCGTAATCTCATTTCTTGCTGCTGTCGTGCTTCTACTACTAACGTTTACACAAACGTTAACATCCCTTCTCCCTTTTTTTGGACATTCCCCTCCATCCTAAATCTTTGCGTCTAAACTTAAAATGACATTTACCGGCGCATATTTGCGTCGACCTACGTTGCGCGCAAACATTTAGTGGCGTTTATTTTATGCGTCAGTAGAGCTTATTTTGACAATTTAGTAAATTTTCTCTAAGTTCTACCGATGATATAGAAAAACccatcaaatttattaatattgaattttactttaattattaatagtgaactttaagaattattttgtatgtttttgttTCCATTTTTCTGAGTAACTTATGACAAGTGACGtcatatatttgtattatttttaatggaTATTTCTCTGTAATTTTAATATCATCTCAAAAtgtaatttaatgaaaattgttTCATAAAACATTTATGGACGAAAATGATAATCTATTTATTGCATTAATGCaacaattatgatattttttgaaatgtaCCAAGGGTCAAACCAAGTTCCTTTTACTTAAGAAACATACACTCTTAGTGTCACAAAGGCAATTATGCAGCGGAATTTTTCTAACTTTCTGCCTTTGTGCGGCCTGTTTTGCGCACCAAAACAGTCAGCCCAACTCCAACACCGAGGTTAGTTTTTCGCACAGAAACTAACCAGCAAGCTCACAACACAATCAAGAAGTATGCAGAGAATTAAAGACATAGAATTACGGGCAAATGcccaactttataatatattcacTCACAAATATCGATTACAAAGAAGGCTATAAATTCTCAAGGCTGCACACAAAATGACACTCACTAGTTGTGGGTATTTCTCTACCAAAACTTAACTAATTTGTCTTGTGCAGCTCATGATATATTTATAGCCCTTAAGAATAACAATGGGAAACCTAGAGACTGAGGCAACAAGCCATTGGTCAAGTCGTGGCTGAAAAAGTCATCCAAGACTTGGCTCTCCGAAATTATAGGGTCTTGACCGGGCCCTCCCGAAATACTCGGTCGTGGCTGAGACTTATTCCATCTTTGACCTGGCGCGGCGCTTCACTTCGGTCGCCCAGTGGGTCGGGGCGGGTACCGGTCCAAAACCGGCCCACGGTCCGACCCATGGTCGAGGCCTGACCCATGCACAATGATCCGGCCCCTGTCTGAAATGTTCGGTCCTCAGTCCTCGGTCCTCGGTCTGATGCTTACGCTTGGTCAGCTTTTCCCCTCGGTCGGATGCTTCCGCAAGGCTAACCTTTTCTCGGTCTGATGCTTCCTTCTCCACACTTTTCCCACCCGATTCCCGCACACTCAATGCGCTGGCTGTTGTTACTCTTTTGGTCCTAGGTCGCACTCACACGACCACACTTCGGCTCGGTCTCGGTACTCCTCATCATGCCGAGCCAAACCCGCATGCTAGCATCCATCTCTCGGTCCTTGTATTTTAAAACTCGCGCCCCGACAGAATCTTCCGACACTTCGCATTTCGCCACTCCAGTGCCCATGCCGCACACCCGCGACATTCTTTTTAggcacctctcggtcctggccctCCGCAATCAAGCCAAGACCGAGGCTAGCAGGTTACGCTTGTAACACACCACCCCCACCAGACGAAGCCAACGTCCTCGTTGGGGCCTGCACTAACCCTGCCTTGCTCAaacacacaaaaataattttctcgGTCTTGCTAGCCAAACCCGCTTTCAACTTTGCCATCCGGACCGTGTACTTGTATAATATGTCCACTCCTGGGACCGAGGTCTTCCTGCTCGCCTTCAGGAATTTCGCCGCACCCAAGTATCTAGAAAAACACTCATCGGTCCCCTCTGCTGGAAACACCTTTAGCACCCCCATTGAGACCGTATACTTGGCTGCTCTACCCACACATGAAGTAGAGATCTTCCCACTTGCACCTGGGAATTCGAGAACGAAGCCCTTTGAGAGATATCTTCCCATTCTCCCCGGAATATGTGATGGTCGCTGCAGCAGACCCACTTCCATCTTCTTCTCGGTCTTGCCCAGTTTACATATTGAACAAGCCATCAACTTCCCCGCGGCTGATGTTTATGTCCCTTCTTGGTTACCTTTCGAGCAACTTTCGAAAATCTGGACCCAGCAAGCGTCGGGACCTTAGAACAGGCCGACACTTGGCCCTTTCTGGCCTTCTTCTCCAACCCAGTCGACGCTTTTGCCTCCTCTTCGCCAATACAACTTTCAACTAGTTGCATGGCTGCCAGGCATCCCGACTTATTTTTCTTTAGAGATTCATAAGTTCCTTTTATAAATGAGGGGTTCTTGGGATCACCAACGAAAATCCCTCCCATATGAGGCATCACCACCACCATCGCTTGGATCAAAAACTCAAGTCCTAAAATGACTTCCATAATCATCTAAAGGGACAACCATAAACTCGACCTGCCCCTGCCAACTTCCCACCTGGAGATCAGCTTTGGCCATGCCTTTATTTGGCGTGGCTTCAGAATTCACGGCCTTCAGTCGGCCCTTGTGTGGGGACATCACCAATCCCAGCTTCTGAATTTCTTGGTCTGCAACAAAGTTATGTGTGGCCCCTGAATCAACCAGCGCCATCACCTCTCTTCCATTGATATAGACTTTCACAAACATCAATCCCAACCCTGGAACTGATTTCTCCGCATGCAAGGCACTCAATAGCTGTATCGGATTTACCCTTGCTGGAACTTCTTCACTAGGTTCCTCATCTTCCTCGGCCAAGAGTGCTGCTACTCTTGCACGCTTTGGACAGTCCTTCATGCGGTGGTCGCCTTCACAAATAAAGCACCCCTGGTTGGCACGGTCCTTGAAAACAAAACTTCCTTTTGTCTCTTTCTTGCTGTAGGATCCCTCAGACTTGGCTGCCTCTTTTTCAGAAGATTTGGCCTTTCCCTTATCCCTTTGCGTGTGCTTCTTAGCATCAGGATTCGCACCCCCGATTGCTTTAAAGTCCACTAGGCGATCAGCTGCAGCAACAACCGAAGGCAAGTTCTTCACATCCTGTCTTCTTAGCTCGGTTTGCGCCCACGGTTGCAAACCAGATAAGAAATTAAACAACTTATCCTCTTCAGACATGTCTTTCACATCCAGCATTAGAGAAGTAAAATCCCTAACATAATCCCTGGTCGAGGCAGCATGTTTCAAGTTTCGAAGTGCCTCTCTCGCCCTCCAAGATGAGTTTCGAGGCAGAAACTGTTCCTTCAGCTCACCCTTTATGCTTTCCCACGAGTCAATCTTAGCACGATTTGCACTCGTATCGTCTGATAAGCGAGCTCTCCACCACAACTTTGCATCCCCCTCAAGGTACATGCTTGTGATGGAAACTCTCTCCTCTTCCGGGATCTTCGCTGCTGCGAAGTAAGTTTCCATGTCCCATAGAAAATTCTCCAACTCTTTGGCGCTTCTCACACCACCAAAGAGTTTAGGTTCCGGTACTTTAAATCTAGATGCAGAAACAGGGGCTGTGGCATGACTGCTGCCAACAGCTTTCTTCAAGAGCCTGATTTCCATGTCGAAGTACTCCAATCTGGACAAgaaatcaccttcggtgactaGTGCTCCCTGGCCAGCCGATTTTGAAGCATCAACCACTCTCTTCAAGAGTTTTATTTCATTCTCGAAATGTTTCAATCTCGAATCTAGGTCTTCTTGAGTTACTAGTTGTTCCACTCTGGAATCTAGTTCCTCATCCGTCACCAATTCTTCAAGTCGGGCCTCTAGGTCCTCTTCAGTCACTAGAGCCTTCTGACCAACAAACTCTGAAACAACAGCAATGGAATTCCGCGTGGACAACCATTCTGTATTCAGGTCGCTGATCTGTGAAAATATGGAGGCCTCCTCTCCATCATTAGGGACTCCCACCAGCGCCTCCAAGCGCCTTATCCTTGGCTCCATCTCTAAGGTCAGGCCTCGGGTTTCCCTTCTCTCTATCATGCTTGATAGAACTcggaaacagagctctgataccacctGTCACAAAGGTAATTATGCAGCGGAATTTTTCTAACTTTCTGCCCTTGTGCGGTCTGTTTTGCGCACCAAAACAGTCAGCCCAACTCCAACACTGAGGTTAGTTTTTCGCACAGAAACTAACCAGCAAGCTCACAACACAATCAAGAAGTATGCAGAGAATTAAAGACACAAAATTACGGGCAAATGcccaactttataatatattcacTCACAAATATCGATTACAAAGAAGGCTATAAATTCTCAAGGCTGCACACAAAATGACACTCACTAGTTGTGGGTATTTCTCTACCAAAACTTAAC from Impatiens glandulifera chromosome 5, dImpGla2.1, whole genome shotgun sequence includes:
- the LOC124940226 gene encoding putative UPF0481 protein At3g02645; translated protein: MKPQTELSHDHVTLNIENKLSELHDAQQEPFIFKVFERYRKQNKRAYEPELLAIGPYNRSNTVLIQTMEEHKLRYLQLLLARRGESSVKRYVEAIRNDEEKARRCYATAFGLDTDQFVELLVVDGLFIVELSRKFSNQKLVDKHDIIFKLSWIHHVLWRDMLLFENQIPFFVVEKLFEMTRSQGECGDNDNMVYLLMWYYYTTRGYYHYHTKSSGHNEWMLKAVKGVKSEKVKHVLGLIHILTTSSFTEDPSKNNQDNKMLKKWEFIDNITELHESGIKFKAKHDSCLFEVTFENGTLEIPLLTIEEKTEGLLRNFIAYEQCQDSNIPRVVTDYTTMLYCLIKSSKDVGLLRKCGILNNLIGDDGSASGVISSLSSSVFVSHDGFCYKDVFNDVNHYYRRRRNIWKANLRKHYFNTPWAVISFLAAVVLLLLTFTQTLTSLLPFFGHSPPS
- the LOC124939344 gene encoding uncharacterized protein LOC124939344 — encoded protein: MEPRIRRLEALVGVPNDGEEASIFSQISDLNTEWLSTRNSIAVVSEFVGQKALVTEEDLEARLEELVTDEELDSRVEQLVTQEDLDSRLKHFENEIKLLKRVVDASKSAGQGALVTEGDFLSRLEYFDMEIRLLKKAVGSSHATAPVSASRFKVPEPKLFGGVRSAKELENFLWDMETYFAAAKIPEEERVSITSMYLEGDAKLWWRARLSDDTSANRAKIDSWESIKGELKEQFLPRNSSWRAREALRNLKHAASTRDYVRDFTSLMLDVKDMSEEDKLFNFLSGLQPWAQTELRRQDVKNLPSVVAAADRLVDFKAIGGANPDAKKHTQRDKGKAKSSEKEAAKSEGSYSKKETKGSFVFKDRANQGCFICEGDHRMKDCPKRARVAALLAEEDEEPSEEVPARVNPIQLLSALHAEKSVPGLGLMFVKVYINGREVMALVDSGATHNFVADQEIQKLGLVMSPHKGRLKAVNSEATPNKGMAKADLQVGSWQGQVEFMVVPLDDYGSHFRT